One stretch of Pradoshia sp. D12 DNA includes these proteins:
- a CDS encoding YlqD family protein — MKILQNVIVKQVLTEKSKIQLLEQFEYKKSVLNKECDQLRFELKKLEKTKKFQPASLKTHFEKEIDMRKEKVKLLDFQIQQLDILPYGSELKEREVQAIIDVEVGQNWEEVVQTKTIIIKDGIIDEFK, encoded by the coding sequence ATGAAAATACTTCAAAATGTTATAGTGAAACAGGTATTAACTGAGAAGAGTAAAATACAGCTGTTGGAGCAGTTTGAATATAAAAAAAGCGTTTTGAATAAAGAATGTGATCAATTGCGCTTTGAATTAAAGAAGCTGGAAAAAACAAAGAAATTTCAACCCGCAAGCTTAAAAACGCATTTTGAGAAAGAAATCGATATGCGTAAGGAAAAAGTGAAGCTGCTGGACTTTCAAATTCAACAGCTTGATATTCTCCCCTATGGGAGTGAATTAAAGGAACGAGAAGTTCAGGCAATAATTGATGTTGAAGTCGGGCAAAATTGGGAAGAAGTTGTACAAACTAAAACCATCATTATTAAAGATGGAATCATTGATGAATTTAAATAG
- the rimM gene encoding ribosome maturation factor RimM (Essential for efficient processing of 16S rRNA) — protein MQKWFKVGKIVNTHGIKGEVRVISSTDFPEERYKNGSTLYIFKKSSNEPVEVTVQSSRQHKNFYLLTFEGHGTIESVESYKEGVLKISEEQMGSLDEGEYYYHEIIGCTVRTADGAELGVVKEILSPGANDVWVISGKNGKEVLIPYIDDVVKEIDVDAKMISIDPMEGLLD, from the coding sequence ATGCAAAAATGGTTTAAAGTTGGCAAAATTGTTAATACCCACGGAATAAAAGGCGAGGTCAGGGTTATTTCAAGCACTGATTTCCCGGAAGAACGATATAAAAATGGGAGCACTTTATATATCTTTAAAAAGAGCTCAAATGAGCCTGTTGAAGTCACTGTTCAATCTTCAAGACAACACAAAAACTTTTATTTATTGACGTTTGAAGGGCATGGCACGATAGAATCAGTGGAGTCTTATAAAGAAGGCGTATTAAAGATATCAGAGGAACAAATGGGCAGCCTTGATGAAGGGGAATATTATTACCATGAAATCATCGGATGCACAGTACGTACAGCAGATGGTGCCGAATTGGGTGTGGTAAAAGAAATCCTTTCACCTGGAGCAAATGATGTATGGGTCATCAGCGGGAAAAACGGTAAAGAAGTATTGATTCCTTATATTGATGATGTTGTTAAAGAAATTGATGTAGATGCAAAAATGATCTCGATTGATCCGATGGAAGGACTGCTTGATTAA
- the trmD gene encoding tRNA (guanosine(37)-N1)-methyltransferase TrmD, giving the protein MRIDILTLFPEMFSGVFGSSILKKAAEKQAVEYHTHNFREYSDNKHQSVDDYPYGGGAGMVLKPQPIFDCLEQITPKEQKKKPRVILLCPQGKRYNQAKAEELAKEDQLIFVCGHYEGYDERIREHAVTDEISIGDFVLTGGELGAMVIIDSVVRLLPGVLGNEDSPVLDSFSSGLLEHPHYTRPADFRGMKVPDVLISGNHKYIEEWRKKESLRRTWQRRPDLLNHYDLTKEEKKWLEEIKNEDR; this is encoded by the coding sequence ATGAGAATCGATATCCTAACCTTATTTCCTGAAATGTTCAGCGGAGTGTTTGGATCCTCCATCCTTAAGAAGGCTGCTGAAAAACAGGCAGTTGAATACCATACCCATAATTTCCGGGAGTATTCAGATAACAAGCATCAATCTGTTGATGATTACCCATATGGCGGTGGGGCAGGAATGGTACTGAAACCTCAGCCGATTTTTGATTGCTTGGAGCAAATCACTCCAAAAGAGCAGAAGAAAAAGCCTCGGGTCATCCTTTTATGTCCACAGGGGAAACGCTATAACCAAGCTAAAGCAGAGGAACTGGCAAAGGAAGATCAGCTTATTTTCGTGTGCGGGCATTACGAAGGGTATGACGAAAGGATACGCGAACATGCGGTAACAGACGAAATATCAATTGGTGATTTCGTATTAACGGGTGGAGAGCTTGGAGCAATGGTGATCATCGATAGTGTAGTGCGGCTATTGCCAGGGGTGCTGGGGAATGAGGATTCACCTGTACTGGATTCATTTAGTTCAGGTCTTTTGGAACACCCTCATTATACGCGTCCGGCTGATTTTCGCGGGATGAAGGTCCCGGATGTTCTCATTTCGGGAAACCATAAATATATTGAGGAATGGAGAAAGAAAGAATCTTTGCGCAGAACCTGGCAAAGGCGTCCGGATTTATTGAATCATTATGATCTGACCAAAGAAGAAAAAAAATGGCTCGAAGAAATAAAAAATGAAGATAGATAG
- the rplS gene encoding 50S ribosomal protein L19, with protein sequence MHKLIEEITKDQLRTDLPTFRSGDTVRVHVKVVEGTRERIQVYEGVVIKRRGGGISETFTVRKISYGVGVERAFPLHTPRIAKLEVIRRGKVRRAKLYYLRNLRGKAARIKEIR encoded by the coding sequence ATGCATAAATTAATCGAAGAAATCACGAAGGATCAATTAAGAACTGATCTTCCTACTTTCCGTTCCGGTGATACTGTAAGAGTACACGTTAAGGTTGTTGAGGGAACTCGTGAACGTATTCAGGTATACGAAGGCGTAGTAATCAAGCGTCGTGGAGGCGGAATCAGTGAAACTTTCACAGTCCGCAAAATTTCCTATGGTGTAGGTGTTGAACGTGCATTCCCATTGCACACACCACGTATCGCTAAATTGGAAGTTATCCGTCGCGGTAAAGTACGTCGTGCTAAGCTTTATTACTTGCGTAACCTACGCGGTAAAGCAGCACGTATTAAAGAAATCCGATAA